One part of the Solea solea chromosome 1, fSolSol10.1, whole genome shotgun sequence genome encodes these proteins:
- the LOC131472513 gene encoding leucine-rich repeat-containing protein 52-like: protein MRLAPQPSAQPLRLIILLLVATGVTASPVISTGCPDRCVCDDQLVVQCAGQHLTAFPVNLPLATRQLIISNNLIVELPPLSLNYLSDLVYLDCSNNSLTEISESTFGNLRKLAYLDLSFNTLTRIEDRTFGPLASLVMLRMTDNPGLSEIHPDAFTENAALQVLDVSRNNLTVVNITSLLALPALRSLGLSGNPWSCECENEDLCLWVHLEGFKFQDEGQTVCGSPADMQGRRLGEVGIQLRTLCHQTLGSWDYLFFVVIGFVIFAAGTVSAWVMGVIMVLYERYVKKKDGQLDVGEEEDDASETGRTSGARRDHGNGNLKTPHDV, encoded by the exons ATGCGTCTTGCCCCGCAGCCAAGCGCGCAACCCTTGCGGCTCATAATTCTGCTCCTCGTCGCCACCGGCGTGACCGCGTCCCCGGTGATCTCCACTGGCTGCCCGGACAGGTGCGTGTGCGATGACCAGCTGGTGGTTCAATGCGCTGGCCAACATCTGACCGCCTTCCCGGTCAACTTGCCGCTGGCCACGCGGCAGCTCATCATCTCCAACAATCTCATCGTGGAGCTTCCGCCGCTGTCGCTCAACTACCTCTCTGACCTGGTCTACCTGGACTGCAGCAACAACTCCCTCACGGAAATATCCGAGTCCACGTTCGGAAATCTACGCAAGCTGGCCTACCTGGACCTCTCTTTCAACACCCTGACCCGGATCGAGGACCGGACGTTCGGGCCCCTCGCCAGTCTGGTAATGCTGAGGATGACGGACAACCCGGGGCTCTCGGAGATTCACCCTGACGCCTTCACGGAAAACGCGGCTCTTCAGGTTCTGGATGTGAGCCGGAACAACCTGACGGTGGTGAACATCACCTCTCTGCTCGCGCTGCCCGCCCTGCGCTCTTTGGGACTGAGCGGGAACCCGTGGAGTTGTGAGTGCGAAAATGAGGACCTGTGTCTGTGGGTCCACCTGGAGGGCTTCAAGTTCCAAG ATGAGGGCCAGACAGTGTGCGGCTCCCCTGCAGACATGCAGGGCCGTCGTCTAGGCGAGGTGGGCATCCAGCTACGGACGTTATGTCACCAGACTCTGGGCTCGTGGGACTACCTCTTCTTTGTCGTGATTGGCTTTGTCATCTTTGCCGCCGGCACCGTGTCTGCCTGGGTGATGGGCGTCATCATGGTGCTCTACGAGCGTTACGTCAAGAAGAAAGACGGACAGCTCGACGTCGGCGAAGAGGAGGACGACGCCAGCGAGACCGGTCGTACCTCGGGGGCCAGGCGTGACCATGGCAACGGGAATTTAAAAACCCCACATGATGTTTGA